The Tolypothrix sp. PCC 7712 region GCGTTACTGACATAACGTTTTACCTGTGGCTATTCATTTAATAGCATTTAATTTTTGATAACAGAGGTATGGTAATTGCTAGTAGCTATTTATGCAATCGGCTATTAGCAATCAACCATCAGTAGCTAGCAAGAATCTAGAGGCGATTAAAATTCCGATACTAATGCTAGTTGTCTCACTGGCTTGGGTTTTGCTTTGGTGAGAGTAGAAGCTTTTAAAGTCATTTTGGGTTGACTGCTTTGCAAAATTACCGCTTCATAGGGTACGACTCCAGCTATTTCACTACCAAGACAACGGGCTGCAATCCTTGATAAATCTAAGCTTCTGGGTTCAATATAAGGGCCGCGATCGTTGACTCGGACAATCACAGATTTGCCACTGTGGAGATTTTTCACCTGCAAATAGGTATTAAAAGGCAGAGTTTTATGGGCTACTGTCAATTCATCTTGGTTGTATATCTCGCCGTTTGCTGTTAAACGACCATGAAAATAGCCTCCATACCAAGACGCTAACCCAGATAGTTTTCTGCTAGAAGGACTGACACCATACATCTCTTTTTGTCCCTCTACGAGGGTCAATGTTGGTGCTTTAAAAGCTGAACGCAGATTGTTAATCCATTCAATTGCTAACAATTCACCAGTCTTATGGAATCTATTGGAGATTTGTTTTTCAATCCCCCATAAAAAGCGATTACCTGCCATTAGGGCAGGTATACCATCAACTAAAGCGGGTCGTAATTGATTAGCGTCTAAGTTGGGTAACTTCGCTAGGTTAGTCAAGCGTTGTTGCATTGACTTTGCTGCCCTTTCTGTAGGTAAGGTAGCAACTAAACTGTTATTTACCCACATTTCATAGTTACTTTGGTCTCGATGGACAACTACTACAGGTAAGGAAGCAGAGATCAAATTCTGTTCTACAGGACTGGTAAAACGGAAGAAATCTTGTAGCGATCGCAGAATTTTATGGGTAAAAAAATCTGGGCTAGGAGAACTTGAGTTGATGATGGTTCCAGATGTCCAACCGCTAGATTTTCTAAAAATTGGCTGTTGTGATGCTATCTCTTGCCCAGCACTACAAAGCTCTTTTTTACTTTTTTTAACTGTCTGTCTTTGAGAATTACGTGGCTTTTCTATGTTGGTGGCACTGTCATGATTGTTCCAATCAATTCTTAAAAACCTTGTAGGTAGCAACGTTGCACTCAATACTTTTCCCTGGGGAAGTATAAACAATGGACGGTGCTTACTGACCAATTTACCCAGATTGGTTGAAACTTTCGCTGGTAATACTTTCGGCGTAAAATTTGTTGGTAATTTTTCACTCAATGAAAAGAAAGAACTAATCGTGGATGTTATCCAAAGAAATTCAAAAATTAGCATGTCGATTTAAATTCCAAGTTTTTGCACAATTAAACCGTGCACCCCTGGGTTTGCTAAACAACATTTTTAGACGAACAAATTAAATTTTTATTCTTTAATACAGAGAAAAATCCTCTTACTTTGTTGACACAATACTGAGCGATCCCCAGCAGGGATCATCATATCTTGTTACACGTAAATAAACAAATAAAACTTTTAGATACTGTTTTGAATTATTTGCCAGTTTTAAATTTAAATTTTTTATAACTGCTGCTTTTATTGTTTTTAAAATATACAGAAAATCTGATTTGACAACGATAAAAATACGGGAATAACAAAATTTTTAGTATTATTTTTTACTTTATTTTTTAATTTGTTAACAGAAAAAATACTCACATCATGGCTCATAGTCTTGATCAAAGCCAGAAAAATTTCTTCCAGACAAATTCAGTAGCGAGCAAAAAATCAATCAAAACCAGAAAAGTAAAAATTTTTCTCAAGAGTCAAGGATCAAAAAATTTTCGGAATTTTTCAGTTCTTTGTCTCTCCTGCTTTGCTGATTTTTTAGTCAAGCACTCAGAGGAAGATCCTCTAACCAAACATGAAAATTGCTCAAATACCAATGCTTACTGACCAATTTTCTACTGGGGTAAAAGGTAAGAAATATATCTCGAAAATATTGGCAAACCACCAATGCAAATGAAAAATGACGATTTGGCTAATCAATTTTATTGATGCCTAAACCTAAAAGCAGCAGGATATTTCCAAGTTTTTTAGGAAAGCGATCGCACAATCGCTGCGAAATGTAACAGATTGCAACGTATAATGAGAACGGCAAAACGATTAAGAAATCTTGAAGAGCAGTAGGGTTAAATGCGAGTAGCGATCGCGGGAGCGGGCCTAGCAGGACTTTCCTGCGCCAAATATCTCACAGACGCGGGTCACACCCCCATTGTCTTGGAACGCCGAGACGTACTGGGTGGCAAGGTGGCAGCGTGGAAAGATGCTGACGGAGACTGGTACGAAACAGGTCTGCACATATTTTTTGGGGCATACCCCAATATTTTGCAGCTATTCAAAGAACTGGGCATAGAAGACCGTTTGCAGTGGAAAGAACACACAATGATCTTCAACCAGCCCAATGCCCCAGGGACATACAGCCGCTTTGATTTCCCAGATTTGCCAGCACCCTTAAATGGCATAGTGGCAATCTTGCGAAACAACGATATGCTCACCTGGCCAGAAAAAATTCGTTTTGGGTTGGGTTTGTTACCAGCAATGGTGCAAGGACAGAAGTACGTAGAGGAAATGGACAAATACTCCTGGACGGAATGGCTGCAAAAGCAAAACATTCCCCTAAGAGTTGAAAAAGAAGTTTTTATTGCCATGTCTAAGGCATTAAACTTCATTGGCCCAGAAGAAATTTCCGCTACTATCTTGCTAACAGCCCTCAATCGCTTTCTACAAGAAAAGAAAGGCTCAACCATGGCCTTTCTTGATGGTTCACCAACAGAGCGATTGTGTCAGCCGATAGTAGATCACATCACCGAACGGGGTGGGGAAGTAAGATTAAATGCCCCCCTTAAAGAAATTCTGCTCAACGGAGATGGTACCGTGAGGGGATTCTTAATTCGGGGGTTAAATGGCGCAGAAGATGAAGTGTTAACGGCTGATTTGTATGTATCTGCCATGCCCGTTGACCCCTTCAAGGTGATGCTGCCAGAACCGTGGAAAAAAATGGAGTTTTTCCAGCAGTTAGATGGGCTAGAAGGAGTACCAGTAATTAACCTCCATCTCTGGTTTGATCGTAAACTAACAGAAATTGACCACTTACTATTTTCGCGATCGCCCCTCCTCAGCGTTTATGCTGATATGAGCAACACCTGCCGTGGATATGCTAATCCCGATCGCTCAATGTTGGAATTAGTTCTAGCTCCAGCAAAAGATTGGATCTCTAAATCCGATGAGGAAATTGTTGATGCCACCATTGCTGAACTAGAAAAACTCTTTCCCCAACACTTTGGTGGGGATAATCCAGCCAAGCTGCTGAAATATCATGTGGTGAAAACGCCGCGTTCAGTTTACAAAGCGACTCCAGGTCGTCAACAGTACCGTCCTTCGCAAAAAACTCCCATTGCCAACTTCTATTTGACAGGGGATTACACCATGCAACGCTATTTGGCCAGTATGGAAGGGGCCGTACTTTCTGGTAAGCTTACAGCGCAGGCGATCTCGGAAGCAATCCCGGTGGACACTGCAAACAAACCGCAAACGCTCACCCGATCGCCCGCAACGAATGCTGCAACTGCCTGATTCACCCCCGCGCATGAAAACGCTGGTCTCTGTAGACGATTCCTACAAACTTTGTCGGCAACTTATCGCCAAGTATTCCGCGACTTTTTACCTGAGCACTTTGCTCCTGAGCAAAGAAAAGCGTCCCGCTGTTTGGGCAATTTATGCTTGGTGTCGCCGTACAGATGAACTGGTAGATGGCCCTGCATCTGCTATGACTACGCCAGAAACCCTAGATCTATGGGAGAAGCAGCTAGAATCAATTTTTGCTGGGCATCCAGTAGAAAATTTTGATGTGGCTTTAGTGGATACTGTTAAACGCTTTCCGATGGACATTCAACCCTTTCGGGATATGATTGCCGGTCAGCGCATGGACTTATATCGCAGTCGCTATGAAACGTTTGAGGAATTATACGTCTACTGTTACCGCGTTGCTGGCACTGTCGGTTTAATGTCCACGGCGATCATGGGGTTGGATGATACCAGAAATACAGCGCCGTGGCACCGTACACAACAGTCGTATGTTCCAGTTCAAGAAGAAATTGCTTTAGGAATTGCCAAGCAACTCACCAATATCTTACGAGATGTTGGTGAAGATGCTAGGCGAGGACGAATTTATCTTCCCTTAGAAGATTTGGCACGTTTTAACTACACCGAACAAGATTTATTTAAGGGTGTAGTAGACGATCGCTGGCGTGCCTTAATGCAGTTCCAAATCTCACGGGCACGAGAATTCTACACCAAAGCAGAACGAGGAATTTCCTATCTTTCTGCTGATGCTCGTTGGCCTGTTTGGGCTGCGCTGATGCATTACAGCCAAATTTTAAACTTTATCGAACGCAACGATTATAATGTCTTCACTCAGCGCGCCTACGTCCCCCAGTGGAAAAAATTGCGTACCTTACCACTGGCTTGGATGCGAGCGCAAGTCCTCTAAATTTTAGTCAGTAGTCAGTAGTCAGTAGTTAACAATTATTTACTAAAATCCTTCCAGATGACTCTCTTTCCTGACTCCAACTTCTGAAAATACAGTTGACTAATGACTAATGACTAATGACTAAAAAATGTTTGACTTGTAAAGATGTATCTGCTACTATTGTTATTCGTGACCCAGGAGAGGTGGCTGAGTGGTCGAAAGCGGCAGATTGCTAATCTGTTGTACGGCAGGCAACTCCGTACCGAGGGTTCGAATCCCTCCCTCTCCGTTTTCCCAGCCACTAGAAGTAAGTGATGACACTGAGTTTGCATCACTTTTTTAGTTAATTAGGGATAATAAGTTTTTCTTAAACTAAAAAAATACGTCTTTAGGCATAAGTATTAATGTTGGCATCAACACCTCTATATCTTCAGGAGGATGATATTATTTATGCTTTGGAGTCTGTAAATATTAACCTAACCTCAAATATAGTTAGAATTTTACTTTCAGACTCCTAAAGAATAGAGGAGTGAAAGTAATTTATGCCAAGAATTAGTACAGCCTTAGCTTTTAGTGTAGCTACCTTAGCAGCTGGTTTTCTGTTGGGGGCTTGTAATGATACTACTAGCAACTCTAATAGTACAGGG contains the following coding sequences:
- a CDS encoding septal ring lytic transglycosylase RlpA family protein, which encodes MLIFEFLWITSTISSFFSLSEKLPTNFTPKVLPAKVSTNLGKLVSKHRPLFILPQGKVLSATLLPTRFLRIDWNNHDSATNIEKPRNSQRQTVKKSKKELCSAGQEIASQQPIFRKSSGWTSGTIINSSSPSPDFFTHKILRSLQDFFRFTSPVEQNLISASLPVVVVHRDQSNYEMWVNNSLVATLPTERAAKSMQQRLTNLAKLPNLDANQLRPALVDGIPALMAGNRFLWGIEKQISNRFHKTGELLAIEWINNLRSAFKAPTLTLVEGQKEMYGVSPSSRKLSGLASWYGGYFHGRLTANGEIYNQDELTVAHKTLPFNTYLQVKNLHSGKSVIVRVNDRGPYIEPRSLDLSRIAARCLGSEIAGVVPYEAVILQSSQPKMTLKASTLTKAKPKPVRQLALVSEF
- the pds gene encoding 15-cis-phytoene desaturase; the protein is MRVAIAGAGLAGLSCAKYLTDAGHTPIVLERRDVLGGKVAAWKDADGDWYETGLHIFFGAYPNILQLFKELGIEDRLQWKEHTMIFNQPNAPGTYSRFDFPDLPAPLNGIVAILRNNDMLTWPEKIRFGLGLLPAMVQGQKYVEEMDKYSWTEWLQKQNIPLRVEKEVFIAMSKALNFIGPEEISATILLTALNRFLQEKKGSTMAFLDGSPTERLCQPIVDHITERGGEVRLNAPLKEILLNGDGTVRGFLIRGLNGAEDEVLTADLYVSAMPVDPFKVMLPEPWKKMEFFQQLDGLEGVPVINLHLWFDRKLTEIDHLLFSRSPLLSVYADMSNTCRGYANPDRSMLELVLAPAKDWISKSDEEIVDATIAELEKLFPQHFGGDNPAKLLKYHVVKTPRSVYKATPGRQQYRPSQKTPIANFYLTGDYTMQRYLASMEGAVLSGKLTAQAISEAIPVDTANKPQTLTRSPATNAATA
- the crtB gene encoding 15-cis-phytoene synthase CrtB — translated: MLQLPDSPPRMKTLVSVDDSYKLCRQLIAKYSATFYLSTLLLSKEKRPAVWAIYAWCRRTDELVDGPASAMTTPETLDLWEKQLESIFAGHPVENFDVALVDTVKRFPMDIQPFRDMIAGQRMDLYRSRYETFEELYVYCYRVAGTVGLMSTAIMGLDDTRNTAPWHRTQQSYVPVQEEIALGIAKQLTNILRDVGEDARRGRIYLPLEDLARFNYTEQDLFKGVVDDRWRALMQFQISRAREFYTKAERGISYLSADARWPVWAALMHYSQILNFIERNDYNVFTQRAYVPQWKKLRTLPLAWMRAQVL